The DNA sequence TGCGCGTCGACTTTGGAACGGGGAAGTAGGAGACCATGGAAATCGATATGACCGCTCTGCGGATGGTGGAAAACGAGAAGGGCGTCAGCCTTGAGACCCTCGTTGACGCTATCGAAGAGGCGCTGCTCAAGGCATACCACAACCTGCCCGGTGCCATCTCCCAGGCCCGCATCGAAATCGACAAGAAGACCGGACGCGTCACCGTCATGGCGATGGACGAGGACGAAGATGGCAACCCCATAGGCGAATTCGACGATACGCCGAAGAACTTCGGTCGCATCGCCCAGTCCACCGCTCGTTCCGTCATTATGCAGCGGCTGCGCGACGCCGACGACCAGCGAGTTTTCGGCGACTTCGCCGGCCGCGAAGGGCAGATCATCACCGGCACCGTCCAGGCTCCGCGCCCAGGGCGTCCAACGATGGTCCAGGTCTCCGACGACTTCGAGGCCGTCCTGCCCGACGGCGAAAAGGTTCCCGGTGAGTCCTACCGCCACGGCGATCGCATCCGTGCCTACGTCGTGGGTGTCGAGCGCACCGAGCGTGGTCCGCGCATCACCCTGTCGCGCACGCACCCGGGCCTTGTCGCCGGCCTGTTCCAGCGTGAGGTCCCGGAAATCCAGCAGGGCCTCGTCAAGATCAAGGCCATTGCCCGCGAGGCTGGACACCGCACGAAGATCGCCGTCGCCGCCACCCGCGAGGGTATCAACGCCAAGGGTGCCTGCATCGGCCCGATGGGCGCGCGCGTGCGTTCCGTCATGGCCGAGCTGGGCGGTGAGAAGATCGACATCGTCGACTACTCCGACGATCCGGCGCGCTTCGTCGCCAACTCGCTGTCCCCGGCTCGCGTCACCCGCGTCGTCGTCCACTCTGTGGATAACCGTACGGCCACCGCGATCGTTCCGGACTTCCAGCTCTCCCTCGCTATCGGCAAGGAAGGACAGAACGCACGCCTCGCCGCGCGACTGACGAACTACCACATCGACATTCACGCCGACACGGAAACCGGTGACGACGCGATTGCCTCGCGCGTCTCGACGCCCGACGACGTGACAAGTCGCTCATAGAATCTGAGACGAGCAATCCCCTAGCTGGACTAAGCTAGGGGGTTGTGTCGTATTCTGTGCCGCCAGCGCCCACCTCAGGGCCCCAGCGCACCTGCATTGGATGCGGCACGCAGGCACACCGATCCGTCCTCGTACGGATCGTTCGCTCGCCGGACGGCTCGATTCACCTCGACCGAGCGGCGACTCTTCCAGGCCGAGGAGCCTGGGTCCACCCTGACGAGGGGTGCGTCCAGAAAGCCCGAGCCAGGCGTGGCCTCGCGCGCTCATTCCGAGCGGGAAACCTGCCGGAAAGCGTGTGGGACGACGTGGAGGAGTTGATCAACCACCAGTGATGGCCACGCGCCATCAACGCCGAGAAAATGGAAGCGGGTTGGAAGCTGATGGGCACCCGATGAGTACCCAGCGATGAGCTGCCAGCAATATCAGTAAGGCGTCTCCGGACCGGAGACGCTTCCGGAATGGAGAAATGTGGCAAAGTTGCGTGTCCACGAGCTCGCCAAAGAGCTCGGAATCACCAGCAAAGAACTGATGGGTCACCTGAAGGAAGCAGGTGAATTCGTCAAGTCGTCGTCGTCCTCGCTCGAGCCGCCCGTTGTGCGGCAGATGCGCGAGAGGTTCGCGGCGGCCCCCAAGACCAAGAACGCGGAGGCCAAGCCTACCGCGCACGCCCCCAAGCCCGGCGCGGCCAAGCCCGCCGCGAAGAAGGCTACGACCCCCGCCGAAGCGACCGCTGAAGCGGCCCCCAAGCCCGGCGCCCCTAAGGCGGATACCCCCAAGCCCGGCGCGCCCAAGCCCGCCGCGTCCGCCAAGAGTGCGCCCAAGCCTCGTGCCAAGAAGCCCGAAGGTGCCCCCAAGCCCGCCGGCCGCAAGCCCGCGGAAGCTGGGGCGCCCAAGCCCGCGCCGCGTCGCACCGACGCCCCGCGCCC is a window from the Schaalia odontolytica genome containing:
- a CDS encoding YlxR family protein, whose translation is MPPAPTSGPQRTCIGCGTQAHRSVLVRIVRSPDGSIHLDRAATLPGRGAWVHPDEGCVQKARARRGLARSFRAGNLPESVWDDVEELINHQ
- the nusA gene encoding transcription termination factor NusA, with protein sequence MEIDMTALRMVENEKGVSLETLVDAIEEALLKAYHNLPGAISQARIEIDKKTGRVTVMAMDEDEDGNPIGEFDDTPKNFGRIAQSTARSVIMQRLRDADDQRVFGDFAGREGQIITGTVQAPRPGRPTMVQVSDDFEAVLPDGEKVPGESYRHGDRIRAYVVGVERTERGPRITLSRTHPGLVAGLFQREVPEIQQGLVKIKAIAREAGHRTKIAVAATREGINAKGACIGPMGARVRSVMAELGGEKIDIVDYSDDPARFVANSLSPARVTRVVVHSVDNRTATAIVPDFQLSLAIGKEGQNARLAARLTNYHIDIHADTETGDDAIASRVSTPDDVTSRS